A genomic window from Aurantimicrobium photophilum includes:
- a CDS encoding inositol monophosphatase family protein — MTRSHFTINEDLQLALQLADAADEISRARFLAMDLEVSTKPDKTPVTDADRAVEQAIIDILSRERGEDFMLGEEFGEQAGSVSEHPTGTSDHPHRQWIIDPIDGTSNFLRGVPVWATLISLAIDGVPVIGVVSAPALGKRWWGSKGNGAWVDESHDPLANIPLPEELSEYLEQPMVAVAEPRKLEVSGVKELADASISYNSLQQWDQAGYLDELVGLSRKVWRTRAYGDMWSYMMVAEGILDVAGEFDLKPYDMAALMPIVTEAGGTFTSIDGHADVWHGSALATNGQLHAAVLNELAR; from the coding sequence GTGACCAGAAGCCACTTCACCATTAACGAAGACCTCCAACTTGCCCTTCAGCTTGCTGATGCAGCGGACGAAATTTCCCGCGCCCGATTCCTGGCGATGGATCTTGAGGTGAGCACCAAGCCGGACAAGACTCCCGTGACCGATGCGGACCGTGCGGTGGAGCAGGCCATCATTGACATCCTCAGCCGCGAGCGCGGTGAAGACTTCATGCTTGGTGAAGAGTTTGGCGAACAGGCTGGTTCGGTTTCTGAACACCCCACCGGTACTTCTGACCACCCTCACCGTCAATGGATTATTGACCCCATTGATGGCACGTCTAACTTCCTGCGCGGTGTTCCCGTCTGGGCAACTCTGATTTCCCTTGCCATTGATGGCGTTCCCGTCATCGGCGTGGTGAGTGCTCCCGCACTGGGTAAGCGCTGGTGGGGCTCAAAGGGCAACGGCGCATGGGTGGATGAATCACATGACCCCTTAGCCAATATTCCCCTGCCTGAAGAACTTTCTGAATACCTCGAGCAGCCCATGGTTGCTGTGGCAGAACCTCGCAAGTTGGAAGTTTCTGGCGTGAAGGAACTGGCAGACGCCAGCATCAGCTACAACTCGTTGCAGCAATGGGACCAGGCAGGCTACCTCGACGAACTTGTCGGGCTCAGCCGTAAAGTCTGGCGCACGCGTGCCTATGGTGACATGTGGTCATACATGATGGTGGCCGAAGGCATCTTGGATGTCGCCGGTGAATTCGACCTCAAGCCCTATGACATGGCTGCACTAATGCCCATCGTCACCGAGGCTGGTGGAACCTTTACCTCCATCGACGGTCACGCAGATGTGTGGCACGGCAGTGCCCTAGCCACCAACGGACAGCTTCACGCTGCCGTCTTGAATGAACTAGCTCGCTAG
- a CDS encoding oxygenase MpaB family protein — protein MSRFSDSIRSHLLETFSGDTAGTPYWVKNIEAGDDIGFFGPGSASWAVHGGMPTMVAGIRALLMQTLHPGAMAGVHDWSRYKEDPLGRLAGTIQWLITVTFGDTKLAEYESSRVAKFHDRVKGTYIDAQGVERPYRADDPELLYWVHVVFTDAFLGCQQAWGDAIPGGADQYVHEWSKAGELVGVANPPRSEAELIAALHQFNVDGVLKHDERVEETIEFLKKPPLRKSMMPFYRVMFGGAVASIPEEYRKILGLKKPWWPAFWMTGVILKMLRTLLGPSSTSEDAARVRIARLKAEGKLAS, from the coding sequence ATGAGTCGCTTCAGCGACAGCATTCGCTCACACCTGCTGGAAACCTTCTCGGGAGACACGGCAGGCACTCCCTATTGGGTGAAGAACATTGAAGCCGGTGATGACATTGGTTTCTTTGGCCCCGGTTCGGCATCCTGGGCGGTCCATGGCGGGATGCCCACCATGGTTGCGGGCATTCGAGCACTTCTGATGCAGACATTGCATCCCGGCGCAATGGCAGGGGTGCACGACTGGTCTCGCTATAAAGAAGACCCGCTAGGACGCCTGGCAGGAACTATTCAGTGGCTGATTACCGTCACCTTTGGTGACACCAAACTCGCTGAATATGAATCGTCTCGTGTGGCCAAGTTCCATGACCGCGTCAAAGGCACCTATATCGACGCGCAGGGCGTGGAACGCCCCTACAGAGCCGATGATCCCGAGTTGCTCTACTGGGTTCATGTTGTCTTCACAGATGCTTTCCTGGGCTGTCAGCAGGCGTGGGGAGACGCCATTCCTGGCGGGGCTGATCAATATGTCCATGAATGGTCCAAGGCCGGTGAGCTAGTTGGTGTGGCCAACCCACCACGTTCGGAAGCTGAGCTCATTGCGGCATTGCACCAGTTCAATGTGGACGGCGTGCTCAAGCACGATGAGCGGGTCGAAGAGACCATTGAGTTTTTGAAAAAGCCACCACTGCGCAAGAGCATGATGCCGTTCTATCGCGTCATGTTTGGCGGGGCAGTTGCGAGTATTCCTGAGGAATACCGAAAGATTCTGGGCCTCAAGAAGCCTTGGTGGCCTGCATTCTGGATGACCGGGGTCATCCTCAAAATGCTCAGAACCCTGCTGGGCCCATCCTCGACCTCAGAAGATGCTGCTCGCGTTCGTATTGCGCGCTTGAAAGCAGAAGGAAAACTAGCGAGCTAG
- the hutI gene encoding imidazolonepropionase, which yields MTRTLFTNIGLLVTNNPSEAVRAGGTQTPTGEIENAAMIVDNGLVAWVGRAADAETGGGFDIDAVVNLHGNTLIPGFVDSHSHIVFAGDRAGEFAARMAGKPYAAGGIRSTVAATREASDDELRERLHALLTEMHAQGTTTVEIKSGYGLDVATEERLVRLAREVTEEVTFLGAHVVPAEFTDNREDYVQLVIGEMLEKCAPHAKWIDVFCEEGAFTVEESRRILNAGKESGLLPRVHASQLGPGEGIALAIQVGAASVDHCTYLTDADVDALAASQTVATLLPGVEFSTKQPYPSGRRLIDAGVSVALSTDCNPGSSFTSSMPFCIAVAVREMGMTPAEALWSSTAGGAQALQRTEVGKISVGMRADLAEITAPSYVHLAYRPGVPLIGRVWKDGELIAG from the coding sequence ATGACCCGCACACTCTTCACCAATATCGGTTTACTTGTCACGAATAACCCGAGCGAAGCTGTGCGCGCCGGCGGCACTCAGACTCCCACGGGAGAGATCGAGAACGCCGCCATGATCGTGGACAACGGGCTGGTTGCCTGGGTGGGCCGAGCTGCAGATGCCGAAACCGGTGGCGGTTTCGATATCGACGCGGTTGTCAATCTGCACGGAAACACCCTGATTCCAGGCTTTGTGGACTCGCATTCCCACATCGTCTTCGCTGGCGATCGTGCTGGAGAGTTTGCTGCTCGTATGGCAGGCAAACCGTATGCAGCTGGTGGAATACGTTCCACCGTCGCTGCCACGCGGGAAGCCAGCGATGACGAACTCCGCGAGCGCCTGCACGCCCTCCTCACCGAGATGCACGCTCAGGGAACCACCACAGTGGAAATCAAGAGCGGTTACGGTCTTGACGTGGCGACAGAAGAACGCCTGGTTCGTCTTGCTCGTGAAGTCACGGAAGAAGTGACCTTTCTTGGAGCTCACGTCGTTCCTGCAGAGTTCACAGACAACCGCGAAGACTATGTACAACTTGTAATCGGCGAGATGCTGGAGAAGTGTGCACCTCACGCCAAATGGATTGATGTCTTCTGCGAAGAAGGCGCCTTCACGGTCGAGGAATCTCGTCGGATTTTGAATGCGGGCAAAGAATCAGGTCTTCTCCCTCGCGTTCATGCTTCACAACTCGGCCCTGGCGAAGGCATCGCTTTGGCTATTCAGGTGGGCGCAGCATCAGTGGATCACTGCACATATCTCACAGATGCAGACGTTGACGCGCTTGCTGCGTCACAGACGGTGGCAACACTTCTTCCCGGTGTGGAGTTCTCCACCAAGCAGCCCTACCCCTCAGGGCGTCGCCTGATCGACGCTGGGGTGAGCGTTGCACTCTCTACCGACTGCAACCCAGGCTCGAGCTTCACCTCGTCAATGCCATTCTGTATTGCCGTGGCCGTGCGTGAGATGGGTATGACTCCTGCCGAGGCTCTCTGGTCTTCCACTGCAGGTGGTGCCCAGGCACTACAGCGCACTGAGGTGGGAAAGATATCCGTCGGCATGCGGGCTGATCTCGCTGAGATCACAGCACCCAGCTATGTTCACCTGGCCTATCGCCCAGGAGTTCCCCTGATTGGTCGTGTTTGGAAAGACGGCGAACTTATCGCTGGCTAA
- a CDS encoding arginase family protein → MSNKPAGLSHDALWPRAGGWPAPDEIAPGKRIDAALVGIPASQTSLSATNAHETPDAIRAALYRYSPALMQDRGVLDKNLRNDPAIIDLEELTVADFGNVSDPDSPAGEARTIALMADAAKASELVIALGGDNSITVAAALGVWGSDLETAGLITLDAHYDLRDGVSNGSPVRRLIEAGMNPERIVQIGIQDFANSASYARRAQEFGITVIHRDDLERRSMAEVMAEALSIAGSAGGPIHVDLDVDVCDRAVAPACPASVPGGISAFELRQAARAAGKHSQVHSIDLAEIDATMDTPDGRTIRLAALCVLEAVAGLSQR, encoded by the coding sequence ATGTCTAACAAGCCAGCAGGTCTTTCTCACGATGCTCTGTGGCCTCGTGCCGGAGGTTGGCCCGCTCCAGACGAGATAGCACCAGGAAAGCGCATTGATGCCGCTCTGGTGGGTATTCCTGCGTCGCAGACATCGCTGAGTGCTACCAACGCTCACGAAACCCCTGATGCAATTCGTGCAGCGCTCTATCGCTACTCTCCCGCACTGATGCAGGACCGCGGCGTGCTCGATAAGAACCTGCGCAACGACCCTGCGATCATCGATCTTGAAGAACTCACGGTTGCTGATTTTGGTAACGTGTCTGACCCTGACTCACCCGCCGGTGAGGCTCGCACCATCGCATTGATGGCCGACGCTGCTAAGGCTTCTGAATTAGTGATTGCTTTGGGTGGCGATAACTCCATCACTGTGGCTGCAGCACTCGGAGTGTGGGGTAGTGATCTGGAAACCGCAGGTCTGATTACCCTCGATGCTCACTATGACCTGAGAGATGGTGTGAGTAACGGTTCACCCGTGCGCAGACTGATCGAAGCGGGCATGAACCCCGAACGCATTGTCCAGATTGGCATTCAAGACTTTGCTAACTCAGCGAGCTATGCCCGTCGTGCTCAAGAGTTCGGCATCACTGTGATTCACCGTGATGACCTGGAACGTCGCTCCATGGCCGAGGTCATGGCTGAAGCACTCTCGATTGCCGGCTCTGCTGGTGGACCCATTCACGTGGATCTCGACGTGGACGTGTGTGACCGCGCTGTGGCACCAGCTTGTCCTGCCAGTGTCCCTGGAGGTATCAGTGCCTTCGAGCTTCGCCAGGCTGCGCGTGCTGCTGGCAAGCACTCACAGGTTCACTCCATCGACCTGGCTGAGATTGATGCCACGATGGATACTCCAGATGGTCGCACCATTCGCTTAGCAGCGCTGTGTGTCTTGGAAGCAGTTGCTGGCCTTAGCCAGCGATAA
- a CDS encoding YitT family protein has translation MHNTTRDVSRSTTAQSHSLLDDIVGITASSLLAAIGIFLMDSGHVVTGGIAGLALLISYATPFSFSVVWIVASLPFLPLAVWKKGWNFTLRSLVAIVMVSLFAQLTTAKLGHLSIDPLFGAVAGNVVASIGVLGLFRHRSSLGGFNVVALIAQEQYHWRAGYVQLVIDLAIVAGAFFVASPVIVLYSAVGAFVFNFILALNHREGRYNG, from the coding sequence GTGCACAACACAACTCGTGATGTCTCCCGCAGCACAACTGCCCAGAGTCATTCACTTCTTGACGACATTGTTGGAATTACAGCCTCATCCCTGCTGGCTGCCATCGGTATTTTCCTGATGGATAGCGGGCATGTAGTGACCGGCGGAATTGCCGGCCTCGCCCTCCTCATCAGCTATGCCACACCTTTCTCTTTCAGCGTGGTGTGGATTGTGGCAAGCCTTCCCTTCCTGCCTTTGGCAGTGTGGAAAAAGGGGTGGAACTTCACGTTGCGCAGCTTGGTTGCCATTGTGATGGTGTCTCTTTTTGCCCAGCTCACCACCGCGAAGCTTGGCCATCTGAGTATTGATCCACTCTTCGGTGCAGTTGCTGGCAACGTGGTCGCCAGCATCGGCGTTCTGGGCCTGTTTAGGCACCGCTCTTCGCTCGGTGGCTTCAACGTGGTTGCCCTGATAGCCCAGGAGCAGTATCACTGGCGGGCAGGTTATGTGCAGCTAGTTATTGACCTCGCGATTGTGGCCGGGGCATTCTTTGTTGCCTCCCCTGTGATTGTTCTTTACTCAGCGGTGGGAGCTTTTGTGTTCAACTTCATCCTCGCTTTGAACCACCGCGAAGGCCGCTACAACGGCTAG
- the smpB gene encoding SsrA-binding protein SmpB yields MPKEQGQKVVATNRKARHDYNIIDTYECGVVLWGTEVKSLRQGRASLTDGYAFIEGGEAWLDAVHIPEYTQGTWNNHAPRRKRKLLMHKQEILKLHNKVKEGGYTLVPLSLYFKDGRAKVELALAKGKKEYDKRQTLRERQDKREADRAISARKHMGE; encoded by the coding sequence ATGCCTAAAGAACAAGGTCAAAAGGTTGTTGCCACCAACCGTAAAGCTCGTCATGACTACAACATCATCGACACCTATGAATGTGGTGTGGTGTTGTGGGGCACAGAGGTCAAATCTCTGCGCCAAGGCCGTGCATCCCTGACAGACGGCTACGCCTTCATCGAGGGTGGCGAAGCATGGCTAGACGCCGTACACATCCCTGAATACACCCAGGGCACGTGGAACAACCACGCACCTCGTCGCAAGCGCAAACTCCTGATGCACAAGCAGGAGATCCTCAAGCTTCACAACAAAGTCAAAGAGGGTGGTTACACCCTTGTTCCGTTGTCGCTGTATTTCAAGGACGGTCGAGCCAAGGTTGAGCTCGCACTTGCCAAGGGTAAGAAGGAATACGACAAGCGTCAGACCTTACGTGAACGTCAGGATAAGCGCGAAGCAGATCGCGCCATCTCTGCCCGCAAACACATGGGTGAATAA
- a CDS encoding glutathione peroxidase: MSLNDIELTTLDGKPTTFGAYSDKVVLVVNVASRCGLSPQYQQLEELQKKYGPRGFTVVGIPSNQFLQELKNSDDIAEYCSTTWGVTFPMMEKANVNGRKRHPLYVELVKTKDAGGKAGPVMWNFEKFLVLPNGEIKRFRPTTKPDDPAIIEAIEAALPN; encoded by the coding sequence ATGAGCTTGAATGACATTGAACTGACCACTCTGGATGGAAAACCCACTACCTTCGGCGCTTATTCCGACAAAGTAGTTCTTGTTGTGAACGTGGCAAGTAGGTGTGGACTTTCTCCGCAATACCAGCAGCTCGAAGAATTGCAGAAGAAGTATGGACCACGCGGCTTCACCGTCGTGGGCATTCCTTCAAACCAGTTCCTTCAGGAACTCAAAAACAGCGACGATATTGCGGAATACTGCTCCACCACCTGGGGAGTCACCTTTCCCATGATGGAGAAGGCTAATGTCAATGGTCGTAAACGTCACCCGCTCTATGTTGAGCTGGTCAAGACCAAAGATGCTGGCGGTAAGGCAGGTCCTGTGATGTGGAACTTCGAAAAGTTCTTGGTTCTCCCCAACGGAGAAATCAAGCGCTTCCGCCCCACAACCAAGCCAGACGATCCAGCGATTATCGAAGCAATTGAGGCAGCACTTCCCAACTAG
- the ftsE gene encoding cell division ATP-binding protein FtsE, producing the protein MIRFSTVTKKYAGSSRPALNGVDFEILRGEFVFLVGASGSGKSSCLRLMIKEDKPNAGSIHVLGQDLGSISNRKIPYFRRNLGVVFQDFRLLPNKTVFDNVAFTLQVIGKSRGFIQEAVPDVLKMVGLAGKAQRYPHELSGGEQQRVAIARAIVNKPALLLADEPTGNLDPATSAGIMALLERINAGGTTIVMATHAADFVDRMQKRVIELVAGQIVRDERESGYGNTAALPIVGADATINSTGDHTAAAAAAMAATTRPQGIVTASEQPQIIETTDIVVPTPVFEQVDEITMDAVPEIPSAYDTGEIDDLGDLSELFGMNDSRPVQRLDKPAFQDAPAASGEPEPLTKPQVDLSSLPLTERLRIQAQQRAKNTGNDDQNVGPVR; encoded by the coding sequence ATGATTCGCTTTAGTACGGTCACCAAAAAGTACGCTGGTTCCTCGCGTCCCGCCCTTAACGGCGTTGACTTCGAGATTCTGCGCGGAGAATTCGTCTTCCTGGTGGGAGCGTCCGGTTCTGGTAAGTCTTCCTGCCTGCGTTTGATGATCAAGGAAGATAAGCCCAACGCTGGTTCTATCCACGTACTTGGCCAGGACTTGGGTTCGATCTCGAACCGCAAGATCCCCTATTTCCGTCGCAACCTTGGTGTTGTGTTCCAGGACTTCCGTCTTCTTCCTAACAAGACCGTCTTCGACAACGTTGCCTTCACCCTGCAGGTGATTGGTAAGTCTCGTGGTTTCATTCAGGAAGCTGTTCCTGATGTCCTCAAGATGGTGGGTCTAGCCGGTAAGGCACAGCGTTACCCGCACGAACTTTCTGGTGGTGAGCAGCAGCGTGTGGCTATTGCGCGCGCGATTGTGAACAAGCCCGCTCTTCTCCTCGCCGATGAGCCCACCGGTAACCTCGACCCCGCCACTAGCGCCGGCATCATGGCGTTGCTTGAGCGAATTAACGCCGGTGGAACCACCATTGTGATGGCGACCCACGCTGCTGACTTCGTGGACCGCATGCAAAAGCGCGTGATTGAGCTTGTTGCAGGTCAGATTGTTCGTGACGAACGTGAATCTGGCTATGGCAACACCGCAGCACTGCCCATTGTTGGTGCAGATGCGACCATCAACTCCACTGGTGACCACACGGCCGCAGCGGCAGCTGCGATGGCAGCAACAACGCGCCCACAGGGCATCGTGACTGCTTCCGAGCAGCCTCAGATCATTGAAACAACAGACATCGTGGTTCCCACCCCTGTATTTGAACAGGTTGATGAAATCACGATGGATGCTGTACCTGAGATCCCTAGTGCCTATGACACCGGTGAAATCGATGATCTGGGCGACCTCAGTGAACTCTTTGGCATGAACGATTCACGTCCAGTTCAGCGCCTCGATAAGCCTGCCTTCCAGGATGCTCCCGCAGCTTCTGGCGAGCCTGAGCCACTGACTAAGCCACAGGTTGACCTGAGCTCCTTGCCGTTGACGGAACGCCTACGCATTCAGGCACAGCAGCGCGCGAAGAACACCGGCAACGATGACCAGAATGTGGGGCCTGTTCGATGA
- a CDS encoding flavin reductase family protein, translating into MTNNAPSENLPIIHDGIIDPPHDVEVLSADEFKLAFRNHPAGVAIVTADAGKGPVAMTVTSVFSVSAEPPLLVFSASAQSSATPTIAEADTVVIHLLGADQLHLAKLAATSGANRFPDDIAWEKLPTGETVYSEAHAWIRGRTVNKLKAGNSTVFLIEALEAKTPAEGSSELDASAAHPLVYHNRTWHKLDSNSKLDA; encoded by the coding sequence ATGACAAACAATGCGCCGTCAGAGAACTTGCCCATCATCCACGATGGCATCATCGACCCACCTCACGATGTTGAGGTGCTCTCAGCTGATGAGTTCAAGCTCGCTTTTCGCAACCACCCTGCTGGTGTCGCCATTGTGACGGCAGATGCGGGCAAGGGACCCGTGGCGATGACGGTGACCAGTGTGTTCTCCGTCAGTGCAGAGCCACCTCTGCTGGTGTTCTCTGCTTCGGCACAGTCTTCTGCCACTCCCACGATCGCTGAGGCAGACACCGTCGTGATTCATCTGCTCGGGGCAGATCAGCTTCACTTGGCCAAGCTTGCAGCAACAAGTGGCGCCAACCGCTTCCCTGATGACATTGCCTGGGAGAAGCTGCCCACCGGTGAGACGGTCTATTCCGAGGCCCACGCCTGGATTCGTGGTCGCACCGTGAACAAGCTCAAGGCTGGAAACTCGACCGTGTTTTTGATTGAGGCCCTGGAAGCCAAGACTCCGGCAGAGGGAAGTAGTGAACTGGATGCCAGTGCCGCCCACCCGCTGGTTTATCACAACCGCACCTGGCACAAACTAGACAGCAACTCCAAGCTCGACGCATGA
- the ftsX gene encoding permease-like cell division protein FtsX, with amino-acid sequence MRFSLIWSEVANGLRRNFSMVVSVILVTFISLTFVGTAILLQMQIGQMKNYWYDKAQVAVYLCTDVSAGENCLDGAASATEVEAVKSALSGATLAPFIDKFYFEDHEAAFKNFQEQFKGNPVAEYVTADQLNETFWVNLKDPSQSAVLVEALSAQKGVESVTDQRSYLDQIFSILNSASYTAIGVAGLMLIAAVLLIATTIRLSAFSRRRELGIMRLVGASNRFIQTPFILEGVFAALVGSVLAGGAIVGIVHFFVQGYLAVNIPLTSFVGISEALIVVPVLVVVGSLLAAISANFAITRYLKI; translated from the coding sequence ATGAGGTTCTCTCTGATTTGGTCAGAGGTTGCGAACGGTCTGCGTCGTAACTTCTCCATGGTTGTTTCGGTCATTTTGGTGACCTTCATCTCGCTGACCTTTGTCGGCACTGCAATCCTTCTTCAGATGCAGATCGGTCAGATGAAGAACTATTGGTATGACAAGGCACAGGTTGCTGTCTACCTCTGTACCGATGTCTCCGCTGGTGAAAACTGTCTCGACGGTGCTGCATCTGCCACCGAGGTTGAAGCAGTGAAATCTGCACTCTCAGGTGCGACGCTAGCTCCGTTCATTGACAAGTTCTACTTCGAAGACCACGAAGCTGCCTTCAAGAACTTCCAAGAACAGTTCAAGGGAAACCCTGTTGCTGAATACGTCACAGCTGATCAGCTAAATGAGACTTTCTGGGTCAACCTTAAGGATCCTTCGCAGTCCGCCGTCCTGGTAGAGGCACTCTCAGCTCAAAAGGGAGTTGAGTCGGTTACTGATCAGCGCAGTTATCTGGATCAGATCTTCTCTATCCTCAACTCCGCAAGTTACACCGCCATTGGTGTTGCCGGTCTCATGTTGATTGCTGCGGTGCTGTTGATTGCCACCACCATTCGACTCTCTGCCTTCTCGCGTCGTCGCGAGCTGGGCATCATGCGCTTGGTGGGTGCGTCTAACCGCTTCATTCAAACCCCCTTCATTCTTGAAGGTGTGTTTGCTGCACTGGTCGGTTCAGTACTGGCCGGCGGAGCCATTGTGGGAATCGTGCACTTCTTCGTTCAGGGTTACCTCGCCGTCAACATTCCATTGACGTCGTTCGTGGGTATTTCAGAAGCCCTGATTGTTGTTCCGGTCTTGGTTGTTGTGGGTTCATTGCTGGCAGCTATCTCTGCCAACTTCGCCATCACGCGTTACCTCAAGATTTAG
- a CDS encoding MBL fold metallo-hydrolase RNA specificity domain-containing protein → MNRPEHTLRFLGGTETVTGSKYLIESGGKRVLVDCGLFQGYKALRERNREPFPIPPDTIDAVLLTHAHLDHSGYVPALVRDGFRGPIITTTGTAELCSILLPDSAHLLEEEASHAARKGYSKHNPPKPLYTIQDVEQALSQFRTANFDEVLDVVPGLKATFLPAGHILGAAQLHIDVAGTSLHFTGDMGRQHDPLMKPPREFEGADILITESTYGNRTHPNIEPEGELAPALKPVLERGGVVVIPAFAVGRTQGLMLHIWRLMDRGEIPRVPIYVNSPMAASATRMYHKHQEEHTIPVEEFESVYDVAHMVGTVEESKALNERHGPMIIIAASGMMTGGRVLHHLVAFGEDPNNAIVISGYQAGGTRGALLAEGATTLRIFGRDVPIRAEVIQLESMSGHADSVEIVEWMKRTPRAPKMTYVTHGEMDAADRMRFLISSELKWNVRAPEHGETIDLQHPQ, encoded by the coding sequence ATGAACAGACCAGAGCACACGCTCCGCTTCCTGGGGGGAACGGAAACCGTTACCGGAAGTAAGTATCTGATTGAGAGCGGCGGCAAGCGTGTGCTTGTGGACTGTGGTTTGTTCCAGGGATACAAGGCCCTGCGTGAACGTAATCGTGAACCTTTCCCTATTCCACCCGACACCATTGATGCAGTGCTGCTCACCCATGCGCACCTGGATCACTCCGGATATGTTCCTGCGTTAGTGCGGGACGGGTTCCGTGGTCCCATCATCACGACCACAGGTACAGCAGAGCTGTGCTCCATCCTGCTGCCAGATAGTGCACACCTGCTTGAAGAGGAAGCATCTCACGCTGCGCGTAAGGGATATTCCAAGCACAATCCACCCAAGCCCCTCTACACAATCCAGGATGTGGAACAGGCACTGTCGCAGTTCCGCACAGCCAACTTCGACGAGGTCTTAGATGTCGTGCCGGGGCTTAAGGCCACTTTCCTGCCAGCAGGTCACATCCTTGGTGCGGCACAGCTTCACATTGACGTGGCTGGAACCAGCTTGCACTTCACGGGGGATATGGGACGGCAACACGACCCATTGATGAAGCCACCTCGTGAATTTGAGGGTGCAGATATTTTGATCACGGAATCCACATATGGAAACCGCACCCACCCCAACATTGAACCAGAGGGCGAGCTTGCTCCGGCGCTCAAGCCCGTGCTGGAGCGCGGGGGAGTTGTTGTCATTCCGGCTTTTGCCGTGGGTCGCACCCAAGGATTGATGCTCCACATCTGGCGATTGATGGATCGGGGTGAGATTCCTCGCGTTCCGATCTATGTGAATAGCCCCATGGCAGCTAGTGCCACTCGGATGTATCACAAGCATCAGGAAGAGCACACGATTCCGGTTGAGGAATTCGAATCTGTCTATGACGTGGCTCACATGGTGGGAACTGTCGAAGAATCGAAAGCGCTTAATGAACGTCACGGCCCCATGATCATCATCGCCGCTTCAGGCATGATGACCGGTGGTCGTGTTCTCCACCACTTGGTAGCTTTTGGAGAAGACCCCAACAATGCCATCGTGATTTCTGGCTATCAAGCAGGAGGCACACGTGGTGCTCTCCTTGCTGAGGGGGCAACTACTCTGCGCATCTTTGGCCGTGATGTTCCCATCCGAGCAGAGGTTATTCAGCTGGAAAGCATGTCAGGGCATGCTGACTCGGTGGAAATCGTGGAATGGATGAAGCGCACACCACGAGCACCCAAGATGACCTATGTCACCCACGGTGAAATGGATGCAGCTGATCGCATGCGATTCCTTATTTCTTCTGAATTGAAGTGGAATGTTCGTGCGCCAGAACACGGTGAAACCATCGACCTGCAACACCCTCAGTAG
- a CDS encoding SdpI family protein, which yields MDSGTHYLIIALSIVADIILYNVVARAASGKVGPNAWAGIRTKATRKNDKTWLAAHVAAYPIMRDTALANATLLIISLFLPSEFQAYLVQVATGALLAGVIFAGVQGQKAAKAADV from the coding sequence ATGGATTCAGGCACCCACTACCTCATCATTGCGTTGTCGATCGTGGCAGACATCATTTTGTATAACGTTGTAGCTCGAGCTGCTTCAGGCAAGGTGGGGCCTAACGCGTGGGCTGGTATTCGCACCAAGGCAACGCGCAAGAATGACAAGACCTGGCTTGCAGCCCACGTAGCTGCCTATCCCATCATGCGAGACACTGCGTTAGCGAATGCAACGCTGTTGATTATTTCGTTGTTCTTACCCAGTGAATTTCAGGCATATCTCGTTCAGGTTGCCACTGGTGCGCTGCTTGCAGGAGTGATTTTTGCTGGAGTACAGGGCCAGAAGGCGGCAAAGGCAGCCGATGTCTAA